In Microbacterium sp. 1.5R, the following are encoded in one genomic region:
- a CDS encoding sugar ABC transporter ATP-binding protein: MVDAASARSAPPTALELHRVVKSFGPVVALRSGSLTLRPGSIHALIGENGAGKSTLVKIMAGLYRRDSGDFRLHGDDVDFTSTAQSKAAGIAVIYQEPTLFPDLSVTENIFMGRQPTGFLGRIDRKAMRTEVDRIFRRLGVTLDPDRITEGLSIADQQIIEIAKAISLDASVLIMDEPTAALSGVEVDRLFAVARSLRDEGRAILFISHRFDEVFDLCDTVTVMRDGAYIDTTPIAETTVDELVRQMVGRDVTELFPKQEAAIGEPLLEVTALTRPGVFHDISFTVRAGEIVALAGLVGAGRSEVARAIFGVDPYDEGEVRMLGAGVARRNPTAAMRSGLALVPEDRRKQGLVIDASVGGNITLAIRRRLSKWGLITSGIENRAAKEWASRLEVKTHALDTVASTLSGGNQQKVVLAKWLATDPRVLIIDEPTRGIDVGTKSEVHRLLSQLAGEGMGILMISSELPEVLGMADRVLVMREGRITAEISRDDATSENVMFAATHSSELHS, encoded by the coding sequence GTGGTAGACGCAGCCTCCGCCCGCAGCGCTCCCCCCACCGCGCTCGAGCTGCATCGGGTGGTGAAGTCCTTCGGCCCCGTCGTCGCACTCCGCTCCGGCAGCCTGACGCTCCGCCCCGGCTCGATCCACGCCCTCATCGGCGAGAACGGCGCGGGCAAGTCCACGCTCGTGAAGATCATGGCCGGTCTGTACCGCCGCGACTCGGGCGACTTCCGTCTGCACGGCGACGATGTCGATTTCACCAGCACCGCCCAGTCGAAGGCCGCGGGCATCGCGGTCATCTACCAGGAGCCGACGCTGTTCCCCGATCTCTCGGTCACCGAGAACATCTTCATGGGACGTCAGCCCACCGGCTTCCTCGGCCGCATCGACCGCAAGGCCATGCGCACCGAAGTCGACCGGATCTTCCGCCGCCTGGGCGTGACGCTCGACCCCGACCGCATCACCGAGGGTCTGTCGATCGCCGACCAGCAGATCATCGAGATCGCCAAGGCCATCTCCCTCGACGCGAGCGTGCTGATCATGGACGAGCCGACGGCCGCACTCAGCGGCGTCGAGGTCGACCGACTCTTCGCGGTCGCGCGGAGCCTCCGCGACGAGGGACGCGCGATCCTCTTCATCTCGCATCGCTTCGACGAGGTGTTCGACCTGTGCGACACCGTCACCGTCATGCGTGACGGGGCATACATCGACACCACTCCCATCGCCGAGACCACGGTCGACGAACTGGTGCGCCAGATGGTCGGCCGCGACGTCACCGAGCTGTTCCCCAAGCAGGAGGCCGCCATCGGCGAGCCGCTGCTCGAGGTCACAGCGCTCACCCGTCCCGGCGTCTTCCATGACATCTCGTTCACGGTGCGCGCGGGCGAGATCGTCGCACTGGCAGGTCTCGTCGGTGCCGGTCGCTCGGAGGTCGCCCGCGCGATCTTCGGCGTCGATCCCTACGACGAGGGAGAGGTGCGGATGCTCGGCGCGGGCGTCGCCCGCCGCAACCCGACCGCCGCGATGCGCAGCGGACTCGCGCTCGTTCCCGAGGACCGCCGCAAGCAGGGCCTCGTGATCGACGCGAGCGTCGGAGGCAACATCACGCTCGCCATCCGCCGGCGCCTCTCGAAGTGGGGACTCATCACGAGCGGCATCGAGAACCGTGCGGCGAAGGAGTGGGCGTCGCGCCTCGAGGTGAAGACGCACGCGCTCGACACCGTGGCGTCCACGCTCTCGGGCGGCAATCAGCAGAAGGTCGTGCTGGCCAAGTGGCTGGCCACCGACCCGCGCGTCCTCATCATCGACGAGCCGACCCGCGGCATCGACGTGGGCACCAAGTCCGAGGTGCACCGACTGCTGTCGCAGCTCGCCGGCGAGGGCATGGGCATCCTGATGATCTCGTCCGAGCTGCCCGAGGTGCTCGGCATGGCGGATCGCGTGCTCGTGATGCGCGAAGGACGCATCACCGCCGAGATCTCCCGCGACGACGCCACCAGCGAGAACGTCATGTTCGCCGCCACCCACTCATCGGAGCTGCACTCATGA
- a CDS encoding ABC transporter permease produces MSTTTAPAAAAPAIAKKPGGIGRAREFGILAALVLVVIAATVKNPAFLFSSDGWRDLLLTPSILMLVAVGQAIVIITRNVDLSVGSVMGLTAYLTGRLFVDVPGIPIVVVVIAAVLLGAFLGLVNGALVAFAKVPAMVITLGTLYAYRGINVLWTGSDRINASDMPKDFLALGTQQILFIPVLTIIAVIVLALAAWYLRNIRGGREYYAIGSDPSAAELYGLKVTRRVLSAFVLSGALAGLAGVFYAARYGSISSQAGSGWELDAVGAAVIGGIAITGGVGTVWGAAIGAMLLMTINRALPILGIPDFWQRAVVGVLIIGAIVLDRVLAVRQRRQLIEARDES; encoded by the coding sequence ATGAGCACCACCACCGCACCCGCGGCCGCCGCTCCGGCGATCGCGAAGAAGCCCGGCGGCATCGGCCGTGCACGCGAGTTCGGCATCCTCGCCGCGCTCGTGCTCGTCGTGATCGCCGCGACCGTCAAGAACCCGGCGTTCCTCTTCAGCTCCGACGGCTGGCGCGATCTGCTGCTCACGCCGTCGATCCTCATGCTCGTCGCCGTGGGCCAGGCGATCGTCATCATCACGCGCAACGTCGATCTGTCGGTGGGCTCGGTGATGGGCCTCACGGCCTACCTGACCGGACGCCTCTTCGTCGACGTCCCCGGCATCCCGATCGTGGTCGTCGTGATCGCGGCCGTCCTGCTCGGTGCCTTCCTCGGCCTGGTCAACGGCGCATTGGTCGCCTTCGCGAAGGTGCCGGCCATGGTGATCACGCTCGGCACGCTCTATGCCTACCGCGGCATCAACGTGCTGTGGACCGGCAGCGATCGCATCAACGCCTCCGACATGCCCAAGGACTTCCTCGCACTCGGCACGCAGCAGATCCTGTTCATCCCTGTGCTGACGATCATCGCGGTGATCGTGCTCGCGCTCGCGGCCTGGTATCTGCGCAACATCCGGGGCGGACGCGAGTACTACGCGATCGGCTCCGACCCCTCGGCCGCCGAGCTCTACGGCCTCAAGGTCACCCGTCGGGTGCTCTCCGCGTTCGTCCTCTCGGGTGCACTCGCAGGTCTCGCCGGCGTCTTCTACGCCGCGCGATACGGATCCATCAGCTCGCAGGCGGGAAGCGGCTGGGAGCTGGATGCCGTCGGCGCAGCCGTCATCGGTGGCATCGCGATCACCGGCGGTGTCGGCACGGTCTGGGGCGCGGCCATCGGCGCGATGCTCCTGATGACCATCAACCGCGCGCTGCCCATTCTCGGCATCCCGGACTTCTGGCAGCGTGCCGTGGTCGGTGTGCTCATCATCGGGGCCATCGTGCTCGACCGGGTGCTCGCGGTCAGACAGAGACGCCAGCTCATCGAGGCGAGGGACGAATCATGA
- a CDS encoding ABC transporter permease encodes MTTTTTTTSTRVIRDYDRPLWRRIFINREFAIIALLVLVTIVAAVTIRGFAQPITANYLLLDVAPILLIALPMTLVMITGEIDLSVGSMVGLASVVTGVLTESGAPFEVAALAALLVGVVGGAFNGFLVTIVGLPSLAVTIGTLALFRGLAVGLLGTTAVTDFPETWTALAKAKIAGTTIPYIVIPFLILLVLFAVLLHFTPFGRGVFAIGLSKDAARFSGVDVERTKFILFVLSGVVAAFAGIFYTLRFGSARGDNATGLELQVIAAVVLGGVSVFGGRGHLHGVVAAVLLIGVLGSSLRLAGVTSDVINIITGGLLIFSVVAASVLAWAQRVRAKAGPPLRVAASPAP; translated from the coding sequence ATGACCACGACAACGACGACGACGTCGACCCGCGTCATCCGCGACTACGACCGTCCGCTGTGGCGGCGCATCTTCATCAACCGCGAGTTCGCGATCATCGCGCTCCTCGTGCTGGTGACGATCGTGGCGGCCGTCACGATCCGCGGCTTCGCCCAGCCGATCACCGCGAACTACCTCCTGCTCGACGTCGCACCGATCCTGCTCATCGCGCTGCCCATGACGCTCGTCATGATCACGGGCGAGATCGACCTGTCGGTGGGATCCATGGTGGGCCTCGCCAGCGTCGTCACCGGAGTCCTCACCGAGTCGGGTGCTCCCTTCGAGGTCGCCGCCCTTGCGGCCCTCCTCGTCGGCGTCGTCGGCGGAGCCTTCAACGGGTTCCTCGTCACGATCGTCGGGCTGCCGTCGCTCGCCGTCACGATCGGCACACTCGCACTCTTCCGCGGGCTTGCGGTCGGCCTGCTCGGCACCACGGCCGTCACGGACTTCCCCGAGACATGGACGGCGCTCGCGAAGGCGAAGATCGCCGGGACGACCATCCCGTACATCGTCATCCCGTTCCTGATCCTGCTGGTGCTGTTCGCCGTGCTGCTGCACTTCACGCCCTTCGGCCGTGGTGTCTTCGCGATCGGTCTGTCGAAGGACGCCGCGCGGTTCTCGGGCGTCGACGTCGAACGGACGAAGTTCATCCTGTTCGTGCTCTCGGGCGTGGTCGCCGCCTTCGCAGGCATCTTCTACACGCTGCGGTTCGGCAGCGCCCGAGGCGACAACGCCACCGGGCTCGAACTGCAGGTCATCGCGGCCGTGGTGCTCGGCGGAGTGTCGGTGTTCGGCGGACGGGGACACCTGCACGGCGTCGTCGCCGCCGTTCTCCTGATCGGGGTGCTGGGCAGCAGCCTGCGCCTCGCCGGAGTCACATCCGACGTCATCAACATCATCACCGGCGGGCTGCTGATCTTCTCGGTCGTCGCAGCGAGCGTCCTCGCCTGGGCGCAGCGCGTCCGCGCGAAGGCCGGTCCGCCACTGCGCGTAGCAGCCTCTCCCGCACCATGA
- the rhaS gene encoding rhamnose ABC transporter substrate-binding protein, with the protein MTFARKKIAGFAAVAVAAALVLSGCADTSGGSGGSGSEGEGGSDNLAITFLPKNLGNPYFDTSSEGGKTAVDEFGGTFAEVGPAEATPDAQVSYINTATQQAVGALVVSANDPKAICDALNEARDAGVKVVTFDSDTNPECRDLFINQADSEGIAKVQVDLIADQIGGAGEVAILSASANATNQNAWIDLMKEYVASEYPDITIVETVYGDDDDQTSFDKTAALLQSHPNLKGIISPTTVGIAAAARYVSTSDYKGKVAITGLGTPNQMREYVEDGTVTAFALWNPADLGYLAAFASKALIEGEITGEEGDTFEAGDLGEYTVGADGVVLLGDPFEFNADNIGEFDF; encoded by the coding sequence ATGACGTTTGCACGTAAGAAGATCGCGGGGTTCGCGGCGGTCGCCGTGGCCGCAGCGCTCGTGCTGAGCGGCTGCGCCGACACCAGCGGCGGATCCGGAGGCTCGGGTTCAGAGGGTGAAGGCGGATCCGACAACCTCGCGATCACGTTCCTGCCCAAGAACCTCGGCAACCCGTACTTCGACACCTCGAGCGAGGGCGGCAAGACCGCCGTCGACGAGTTCGGCGGCACGTTCGCCGAGGTCGGCCCGGCCGAAGCCACCCCCGACGCCCAGGTCAGCTACATCAACACCGCGACGCAGCAGGCCGTGGGCGCGCTCGTCGTCTCGGCGAACGACCCGAAGGCGATCTGCGACGCGCTGAACGAGGCCCGTGACGCCGGCGTCAAGGTCGTCACCTTCGACTCCGACACGAACCCCGAGTGCCGCGACCTGTTCATCAACCAGGCCGACTCCGAGGGCATCGCCAAGGTGCAGGTCGACCTGATCGCCGACCAGATCGGCGGAGCCGGCGAGGTCGCGATCCTGTCGGCATCCGCCAACGCGACCAACCAGAACGCCTGGATCGACCTGATGAAGGAGTACGTCGCCAGCGAGTACCCCGACATTACGATCGTCGAGACCGTCTACGGTGACGACGACGACCAGACGTCGTTCGACAAGACCGCTGCGCTGCTGCAGAGCCACCCGAACCTGAAGGGCATCATCTCGCCCACCACGGTCGGCATCGCGGCTGCGGCGCGGTACGTGTCCACCTCGGACTACAAGGGCAAGGTCGCCATCACCGGTCTCGGCACGCCGAACCAGATGCGCGAGTACGTCGAAGACGGCACCGTCACCGCGTTCGCGCTGTGGAACCCGGCCGACCTCGGCTACCTGGCCGCGTTCGCCTCCAAGGCGCTGATCGAGGGTGAGATCACCGGCGAAGAGGGCGACACCTTCGAGGCCGGAGACCTCGGCGAGTACACGGTCGGCGCCGACGGCGTCGTTCTTCTCGGCGACCCGTTCGAGTTCAACGCAGACAACATCGGCGAGTTCGACTTCTGA